The region GGCCGGACAACGGGATTGATATCCGACACAAGCAAAAAAGTGCCACGTATTATTTCCTGGCGGAGTCCATCCGGCGGAAGAGGTAATCCCACTCAAACGAGGCGGTAGCGGCCAGGAAACTCCGCTTCCCGCAAAAGCAGAGTCCCCGGAAGGAAGATTTCCACACCTGCGAACTACGGAATTCTTTCCCGTCATTGGCAGATTGGCGTGCGACTTGCATGATGAAAAGCATTGCACTCTTTTCTCTACCCCATTTAGACGGGAAATTGACTTGGTTCATCACACGGAATCCGCTGCGTCCTTCAGTCTGCCGCCGATGGATATTACCTTCGGTAAAACCGCCGCAATGCAGGCGGTACGGAACAAAATAGAGCGAGTCGCCGAGACAGATGTCCCTGTACTGATCCAGGGCGAAAGCGGGACAGGAAAAGAGATCTGCGCGCAACTGCTCCATATGCTTTCTCTTCGCTCGCGAGGAAGCCTGGTCAAGGTGAGTTGTCCGGCGATTCCGCACTCTCTGCTGGAAACCGAGCTGTTTGGCTATGAAAAGGGAGCCTTCACCGGGGCCACCACCACGAAACTTGGCCGCGTCGAACAGGCGCATAACGGTACGCTTTTTCTCGATGAGGTAGGGAGCCTGGACCTAAACGTTCAGTCCAAACTGCTCCAGGTACTGCAGGACGGAACCTTTGTAAGGGTCGGCGGACATGAATCGCGATCCATCGCGACCCGCCTGGTCTCAGCGGCCAATGGCGACCTGAGAACACAGGTCGAAAACGGCACCTTCCGCCTGGATTTTCTCTTCCGCATCAATGCCGTGACGATCAACCTGCCTCCTCTTCGTCAGCGGATTGCGGATCTTCCGATCCTGATCGACTACTTTATCGAGCATTACTCGCGCGTCTTCCGTCATACGCCTGAACTTCTCTCGAAGAGCGCTATGCGGCTGATGCAGAACTATCACTGGCCGGGAAATATCAGGCAGCTTGAGAACCTGATCCGCAGCTATGTCCTGATCGGCAGTGAAGACGCCCTGATCGCGGAGCTGATCCCGGAACAGAATCGCAACGGGGTGACCGCTGAGATCGACCTGAGTGAGCCGGTCTCTCTCAAAAACATCACCCGGCAGGCAACACACGATCTCGAACGGCAGATCATCCTGAAGGTCCTGCGGGCCAACAGCTGGAACCGCCAAAAGACCGCAAAGTGGTTACAGATCAGCTATCGTTCGTTGCTCTATAAACTGAGCGAGGCTGGCATGCCTGAGGTGCCTCCGCGCCCCCTGCGGACCGCCAGCACAAAGCGCAACGAGAGCGCCGTAAGGTCTTCCCAGCCGGGCTCAACTCCGCGAACCAGGCTGTACTAACAACTTCTGGCGAGCCGCCTTTATTTTTGAGAGCGGCTCCGCTCGAAGGTTCGGGACAGAACCTCCGCTACATCTCGGCTGACATCGGCCCAGCTTCGCGAGTGACGTCCGGCAATCTCTTCCGCCTGCCAGGATTGTGAGAGCACCTGGTCGAGCGCGCCGGCGAGCGCCTGAGCGTCACGGGCGGGGATAAGGCGGCCGCTGGTATCGTCCATCAGCTCGGGAATTCCCCCCACATTGGTGGCTACGACGGGGCGGCCCGAGGCAAGGGCCTCAACCACTACATTCGGGCAGCCCTCGCGATAGCTCGGCAGCGTGATCAGATCGGAGGCAGCCATCCAGGCGGCCACCTTGTCGGTCGAGCACGATGGAACGAAGCTGATCCTGTCTTCCACGCGATGCTCGACGACTGCCTGAGCAAGCTGCTGGCGGGCTGGTCCATCTCCTACGATCCAGGCGTGCAGCCGGGGACGCCGCTCCCGCAGCTGCGCGACTGCGGCGATCAGCTCTCCCAAACCCTTTGCCATGTCCAGACGGCCAACGTAGACGACAGCCTCTGCGTCAGGCGGGAGACCAAGAAAGCTGCGGGCGGCAGAGCGGTCGTCCGGGTGGAAGATGCTGGTATCGCAGCCGTTAAGGATGGCGCTGCTGCGCTCCAGCGGAGCCTCCAGGCGACGAGCCGTCTTCAGCAGGTCGCCGCTGACGGTGATCGTGTGGTCCGCGGTCCTGAGGACTCTTCGCGTGAGCCAGCCGCAAACAGGATCGGGGATTACGTTGAGGTCGGAACCGATTGCGGTGACGACAAAGGGAATCCGGAGCGCCCGAGCAACGCGCAGGGCGGCGTCGCCGTCGGGATAGACGATGTAGTTGAGGATGATGTCGGGCCGCCAGGCGCGCACGCTGGGAAGGATGCTGCGGGAGGCGGAAAATCCATTCAGCGACCGGCTGATTGCGGGAAGCGCAGGGTACGGCAGGTATTCGACATCGACCCCTTCGACACGATGGTTGAAATCGATGCTGCGGCCGGCACGGCTGGCGGGGGTGAGCAGCGGAGGATAGCGCGACTCAGGGTAGAAGACCTTCAGCTCGCACTCTTTGGCGAGGATACGCAGTGTCTGGTAGGCAGAATGCCCGGCCCACGGCTCGTGGGAGGTCGGGAAATAGCGGGTGATGACGGCAACTCTCATGGGAGTGCCTTCACCTTTTTCTGCTTGTCCTCGACCAGTTGTTTGAGGATGGCGGCGTATCGTGCGGTAAGGGGACGCCGGTGATACGCTGCAATTCGCTCTAAATCGGGCTTTGCCGCCCGATCGGAGGAGGTAACTGCCTCTTCCAGCATCCTGCGTATCGCCAGGGGATCTTCTGAGTCGGCCCACTGCCCCGAATGCGTCTCCTCCAGAAGGCGTCGCACGTCGCCGTCCGGGTGAACTGCGGCGAGGATCGGCTTTCCTCCGCCGAGATAGTCGTAAAACTTGGCAGCGACGTTGATGCGGTCGTGGGTGATCAGGAGCAGATAATCCGTATTCCGTATCGCGGCCAGAGCCTCCGCCTGGGGGATAAACCCTTTAAGTTCAATCGTCTCTCCCAGGGAAAGGAGTTGCTCCCGATAGGCCGGGGTTTCGATATGACCGATATATCGTACGCGCAGCCGCGACCGAATCTCAGGCGAGAGGGCAAGGACAGCTTCGACAAACGTACCCGGAGCGGTAGAGCCGTAGACCGTTCCGATATAGGTCAATACGATCTGCTGCCCCTGGCCGGGGTGTGAGTAGGTCTGCTCGGTCGGGGGGGTGGCATCATAACCGTTGTTGATACAGAGAAACTTCTCCGCCGGGACGTTGGGGTACCTTGCCTGAAGCTCGCGCCGTGCCGCCTCCGTCACCATGACGACCGAGGTAGCATGGCGGACCCCTTCGCTCTCGGTCTTTTGGGCGATCTTTCTTGCCCGACTGTTGTTGTTGAAGCTTACAAGATCGATCGTCGTACTGAGCCACTCGTCCCGAAAGTCCAGAACGATGGGGAGATCGGGAAAGAGACGGCGAAGCTTCGTCACCAGCTTCACGCTGGAATAAGGCGGGACCGTAATCAGAACAGCGTCAATAGACCGCTCACGAATGATGCGGGCTGCTGCTGGAAGTGCAAACGGAAGCCAGCCGATCTGGGGATCGGGCAGAAGAAGATTTCCAATCCATCGCTTCAGCGGATTTCTTTCTCTGGAAGAAGACTGCGAAGCGGACTGGGCCTTCCCTCCAGTGATCGCCTTCTTAACCGATTTGCGAAGCCAGAAGGGAAGATCGAGAGTCCACGTACGATGCACCTGGACCTCGGACGGTACCTGCTGAAGCAGACTGAGGTCTTTGCCCACGGCGGGAGCATTGCGCGCTGTAAGCACATCTACCCGGATACCGTTTTCAGGCAGATACTTGGCCAGCGAGAGCGCACGCAGGACACCGACACCACCTGCAGGCGGAAAGGAGAATGTAATCAGAAGAAGGTTCAAGGCTGATGGACTCCGGAAGGGAATCCAGCCATCTCCGGGAGACGCGAGCCGGGACTGAGGGGGCCGGTCAACTCTTCAATGGCGCAGAACATGTCGTAGGCGCTCGCCCAGCGCAGCTCGATACCGCGACGCCCGGTCTCCTCATGCAGCCAGCGGAACATCTCTGCAAGTCCG is a window of Edaphobacter sp. 12200R-103 DNA encoding:
- a CDS encoding glycosyltransferase, translated to MRVAVITRYFPTSHEPWAGHSAYQTLRILAKECELKVFYPESRYPPLLTPASRAGRSIDFNHRVEGVDVEYLPYPALPAISRSLNGFSASRSILPSVRAWRPDIILNYIVYPDGDAALRVARALRIPFVVTAIGSDLNVIPDPVCGWLTRRVLRTADHTITVSGDLLKTARRLEAPLERSSAILNGCDTSIFHPDDRSAARSFLGLPPDAEAVVYVGRLDMAKGLGELIAAVAQLRERRPRLHAWIVGDGPARQQLAQAVVEHRVEDRISFVPSCSTDKVAAWMAASDLITLPSYREGCPNVVVEALASGRPVVATNVGGIPELMDDTSGRLIPARDAQALAGALDQVLSQSWQAEEIAGRHSRSWADVSRDVAEVLSRTFERSRSQK
- a CDS encoding sigma-54-dependent Fis family transcriptional regulator, with translation MDITFGKTAAMQAVRNKIERVAETDVPVLIQGESGTGKEICAQLLHMLSLRSRGSLVKVSCPAIPHSLLETELFGYEKGAFTGATTTKLGRVEQAHNGTLFLDEVGSLDLNVQSKLLQVLQDGTFVRVGGHESRSIATRLVSAANGDLRTQVENGTFRLDFLFRINAVTINLPPLRQRIADLPILIDYFIEHYSRVFRHTPELLSKSAMRLMQNYHWPGNIRQLENLIRSYVLIGSEDALIAELIPEQNRNGVTAEIDLSEPVSLKNITRQATHDLERQIILKVLRANSWNRQKTAKWLQISYRSLLYKLSEAGMPEVPPRPLRTASTKRNESAVRSSQPGSTPRTRLY
- a CDS encoding glycosyltransferase is translated as MNLLLITFSFPPAGGVGVLRALSLAKYLPENGIRVDVLTARNAPAVGKDLSLLQQVPSEVQVHRTWTLDLPFWLRKSVKKAITGGKAQSASQSSSRERNPLKRWIGNLLLPDPQIGWLPFALPAAARIIRERSIDAVLITVPPYSSVKLVTKLRRLFPDLPIVLDFRDEWLSTTIDLVSFNNNSRARKIAQKTESEGVRHATSVVMVTEAARRELQARYPNVPAEKFLCINNGYDATPPTEQTYSHPGQGQQIVLTYIGTVYGSTAPGTFVEAVLALSPEIRSRLRVRYIGHIETPAYREQLLSLGETIELKGFIPQAEALAAIRNTDYLLLITHDRINVAAKFYDYLGGGKPILAAVHPDGDVRRLLEETHSGQWADSEDPLAIRRMLEEAVTSSDRAAKPDLERIAAYHRRPLTARYAAILKQLVEDKQKKVKALP